A window of Cytobacillus sp. FSL H8-0458 genomic DNA:
TATGGAATCGACCCTATCCAGATGAAAAATATTGTCATCAGCGCCGTAAATGAAGATAATGAGATAAACATTGATGAATTAAGAAAATCTGCACGGGATTGGTATCAATTCCAAAACCAGGATATGCTGCCATCCCTGATTGACAGGGTTCAGCCTGCCATCCATCAGTCTCATAAAAAACAGCCAGAAACACAGGAAGAAGAGTTGATCCGTTATTTGGAAATTACCTCACCAAGGCAGCTGTTAAAAGATATATCCGGAGGAGCGGAGCCTTCGAAAGGAGATCTGCAGATTATAGAAGATGTCATGTTCCAGCAAAAGCTTTTGCCTGGGGTAATTAATGTGCTGATTCAATATGTAATGCTCAAAACAGATATGAAGCTGACCAAAGGGTATGTAGAAAAAATAGCAGGCCACTGGGCAAGAAAGAAGATTAAAACACCCCAGCAAGCTATTGCATTAGCCAAAAAAGAACATCGCCAATACCTTGATTGGGCAGAAGGGAAGAAAACAGCAGGCCCAACGGGGAACAAAAGGAAGCCGATCAGAACAGAGATGCTTCCGGACTGGTTTGATGATAAAAAAAATAAAGGCAATAAATCTAAATCAAGGCAAAGCAAAAATGAGGAAGACCTTGAAATGGAAAAGAAAGAGCTTGAAGAAATATTAAAAAAATTGAACTCCCAGGAGGTGAATGAGTAGTGGAGAAAATTAATGAAACACTTAAACGGCTTGCAGGCAGTGAAGGCTTTAAAAAAAGGTATGAAAGCATGCGCATCCAAACGCTTAATCATCCTGAAATTAAAGATTTCCTGCAAAAACACCGGGATGAATTGACTTCAGAAACAGTGGAAAAAAGCTTAAGCAAGCTATTTGAATATACCCAGCAAAGCAAGGAATGCAGTAGATGCCCAAGTCTGGAAGGCTGTGTCAATTATATGCAAGGGTATCATCCTGAACTTTTTATCCAAAGAGGAACAATTGATCTAAAGTATGACAAGTGTCCGCGAAAAGTAATGCATGATGAAAAGCGCAAAAATGAAAAGCTGATTAAGAGCCTTTATGTTCCATCCGATATTCTTCACGCTACTTTTGGTTCTTTATACAAGGATGTAGACGATCGAGTAGGAGCAAACAAAAAGGCTGCTTCTTTCGCAATGACCTACCAGCCTGGCACCAA
This region includes:
- the dnaI gene encoding primosomal protein DnaI; amino-acid sequence: MEKINETLKRLAGSEGFKKRYESMRIQTLNHPEIKDFLQKHRDELTSETVEKSLSKLFEYTQQSKECSRCPSLEGCVNYMQGYHPELFIQRGTIDLKYDKCPRKVMHDEKRKNEKLIKSLYVPSDILHATFGSLYKDVDDRVGANKKAASFAMTYQPGTKQKGIFFHGDFGVGKSYLLGAIANKLADKNVSSMIVYVPELFRELKNSIGDHTLNSKIETIKKAPVLMFDDIGAETMSSWTRDEILGPILQFRMQESLPTFFTSNFNFKELEHHLTYSQRGEEEKMKARRIMERIKYLAEPVLVEGPNRRG